The window GCTCGACGACGTCGATCTGACTGGCCGCCACCAACGCCGCGACGATGGCCAGCGCGCCGAACGCGGCCGTCTGGTAGTTGCCCGAGTCGTCGGGCAGGTAGGACGGCATGACGGTCAGCAGCCCGGCCGCGAGGACCGACGACCGGATCAGCTGATTGCCGGTGATGGCGAGGACCGCGACCCACAGCAGCGACTGCAGCGAGCCGAGGCCGCCCGCACCCGCCGCCTGCGCGCCGGTTGCGATGACCGCACCGGCAACGCCGGCGAAGAACGCGGAGATCGCGAACAGCAGGACGAGGGTCGTCGTCGTCCCGGTGCCGTAGGTGGACAGCGCCAGCGGCGAGTCCGCGAGGGCGCGGAGTAGTCGGCCGAGCCGGGACCTCTGGAGGACGACGATGGCCACGATGCAGGCCAGCAGAACCCCGACCGCGACGTAGAAGTACTGCCGGTCGTCGGCCACGCCGACGCCCGGAAGGTCCGGCCGCGGCGCGTCGCGCCGGGCATTGACCCCGAACATCCACGAGGACCGGTAGACGAGGTTCTCCAGCAGGACGCCGAAGCCGAAGGTCGCCAGGGCGAGATAGATCCCCGACAGGCGGATCGCCGGCAGGGCGAGGATCACCCCGATCGGCAGCGTGATCAGGCCGGCGCCGAGCAGCGCGAGGAACCAGGGCAGCCCGGCGTCCACGCTGAGGCGGCTGAATGCGACCGCGCCGACCGCGACGAACGCGGCGTGGCACAGGGAGACCTGACCGGCGACCTTCACCAGCAGACCGAGCGACAGGAACATGATCGTGAAGCCGACGGCGTTGATGTAGACCGGCAGCTTCGTCCCCACCAGGTCCGGCAGAACAATCACCACGGCGAGGGCGGCGATCCCGGCCGTGACGCTGACACCCTTCGGCGGGGCGGTGAACCGCTCCAACTGGGGGCGGCGGACCAGCGGGGCCGTCGGCAGCCCGCGGCGTCCGACGACGAGCAGGACACCGAACAGCACGATGAACGGCACACTCGACGGGAGACCCTGGAACTGCGGGTGGGACGCGGCGTACTTCTGCCCGAGCGCCGCGAGGACGCCGATGATCAGGCCGCCGGCGAAGGTCCAGGGCAGATTGCGGAACCGCCCGATCGCCGCCGCTCCGAAGGCCTGGACGACGAGCGCCGTGAGGCGGATCGGGTCGAGGCCGAACGTCGGCGCGATGAGCACGCCGGACAGGACCGCGACGCCGCCGCCGATCATCCAGGCCAGGCGCCGCACCTGCGCGGCGTCGAAGCCGGTCATCTCGATCAGCTCGGGGTCGTCGACAACCCCTCGCATCGCGATGCCGAGTCGGGTCCGCGTGAGCAGCACCGCGAGACCGGCACTGACGGCCACACCGACGCAGGTGATGATCAGCTGGTCGTAGCCGATGTCCACCGCGAGGTGGAACGTGTTCGTCGGCAGGAAGTCCTCGGTCGTGAACGTCGCCGCGCCGTACCGGATCGTGGCGATGGCCTGGATGATCAGCAGCGGACCGATGGTCGCGACCACCACGACCGCGACGGGGGCCCGCGTCAGGCGGCGGGCCAGCAACTCCAGCAGGACACCGAGCGTCGCACCGAGCCCGACGACGCAGATGACCATGGCGATCGGCCACGGGATGTCGTTGCGGACCTGCAGTTCGTAGAACAGGTACGCACCCGCGGTCGCCATCGCCCCGTGGGCGAAGTTGAACACCCCGGAGGTGCGGTAGGTCAGGACGAGACCGACGCCGGCCAGGCCGTAGACCGACCCGGACACGATGCCGATGACGATGAACGGCAGGTACTCGTTCATCCGAGCGCCTCGACGTCGGCGCCTCGCACCCGCTGGACGCGCTGGACGCGTCGCCGCACGGTCCGTCGGTACAGCACGAGATAGCCCGCGCAGGATGCGAGCACCACGATCTCGCCGACGATGCCGACGTTCAGCGCCGTCAACTGGTCCTCGTACCGCAGTTCACCGCTCGCGGTGACCCAGGACAGGCCGATCAGCACCAGGCCCACGGCGATCAGGCCGGCGAACAGGGCCGGCCGCGGCCGTCCGTCCCGAGAGGTCACGTACGCACCCGCTCGTGCTGGGCCGCCCCGTTCAGGAGGCCGGACAGGTGCGAGACGTGGAGCTCGAGCTCCCGCACGCGCTCGGCCAGCGCCGCGTCGGACTCCGTGCCGCGCGCGGGGTCGAGGCGGTCGAGCGTCCGCCACTCGTCGCTGAGGTCGGCGGACAACCAGAGCGTGGCGCCGACGCCGATCAGGGCGAGGCCGCCCAGCCCGCCGGAGAGCAAGTAGGGCAACTGGTTGGCGATGTAGACCTCGCCGCTGGCGCCGATCCACCCGGCGATCAGGACGACGGCACCGAGCAGCACGAGGACGGCTCCGACGATGCGGTCCCACTGCAACGTGAACCAGGGGATCAGCTCCATGAACGTCTCACTCCCACAACCCAACGCGTTCCGACGCTGACGAGGACAAAAAGAAGGGCGCCACCCGCGATGTACGGGTAGGCGCCCAGAGACGGGAGCGACACTGCGCCCGGCTGCGTGTTGGCCAGGGCGAAGGCCTGCGTACCCGGCGGGGTGACCGGCGCGACCCCCGTCGGCAGGACGCCGGTGCCGACGCCCGGGATGACCGGCGCGGCGGCGACGTTGTCGACGCCGCCCACCGTGGACACTGGAGCCGCGAGACCGGAAGCGCTGTTGTCCGTGCTGCCCGCGGTGCTGCCGACGGCCGGAGCGGAGCTCCCGGTCGCCTGAGCGAAGGACCGGCCGATGACGAAGTCGGTGACCACGGTGCGCCCCACCGGCGCCGGGACGTCCATGGGCGTGGAGATCTGCAGACCCGGAGCTAGCACGGAGTCCTCGGTGCTGGATGCCTCCACATAACGGATCGTCGTGTTGCCGACCGTCAGGGACTTCTGCGCCGGGTGCACCGACCCGATGAGGCTGACACCTTCCTCCGTGACGGCCACGCCGACGCCGTTCACGGAGAGGCTCGAGACCTTGAAGTCGGAAGTGCGGACGACCTTGCCCGCGTTGTCGATGGCTACCTCGGCGCGGGAGACCGCGCCGTGGATCGCCACGACACCGAGCTGCAGGTCGAGCCGCGACTCCGCGGCGGAGACGAAGTTCTCCGCCGTGCGGACGACCTCGGCGGTCGCGAAGGCACCAGCCTCATCGGCGCTCGGCGCGAGGCGTGCGCCGGCCTGCGCGACCGAGCGCGCCTCGCGCTCGCGCGCGACCGAGTCGAGGTGGTACCCCGGCTGGTCCAGGCTCACTTCCTGGGCGCTCGGGTACTGGCTGGTCACGACGAACGGATAGGTGGGGACGGGCTTGCCCGACAGCGTGCCCGCCAGACCGGGCGCCGCGATGGCGAGGTCGCCGGGGTACGGGAACGACGCGAAGCCGGTGCTGGACCCCAGGGAGTTCAGCGCGGCCTGGGCAGTCGGACCGCCGCCGTTCACGAGGTTCTCGATGATGAGGAAGCGCGGCAGCGCGGCCAGGAAGTAGGCAGCGTTGGCGGAGGCCTGTCCGTGGTACGCGCTCAGCGTCGTGGTGCTGCTCGGCTCCGCCGTGGCGGAACCGAGTGCACTGCTCGTCGGGAGCAGCGTGACCAGCGCGGCGGTGGACACCGCCGCCGCGCCGGTCGCTGCTCGCCGCAGGCGCCGCGGACGGCGCCGGTGGCTGCGGGTCGTCACTGCGTCTTCACCGCCGGGGCGACCGGGATGGTCGTGCCGTCGGGGACGACGAGCTTGCCGTCGGGGCCGACGCGCAGGGACGACTCGCCCCGCGGGATCGGCAGATCCGGGTTCGGGCAGGCGACATCCGTGCCGGCACCGCAGTAGCCGTTGATGAAGTACGACCGCTCCTGGACGTCCTGCGGCCACGCGTCGCCGCGCTGCGAGATCAGCGCGTTCGGCAGGTGGTAGAAGACGAAGAAGATCGCGGTGATCGCGCCCGAGACCGCGAAGAAACGCATCGCGCCCTTGACCCGCTTGGACACGCTCAGGCGGTCGATGCCCGCCTCGGCGAACGAACGCCCCTGGTCGTCGCGGAAGAACCGCAGCGCACCCCAGCTCGTGTAGAGCAGGCTCGCGGTGATGCCCTGGTAGACCGGGAAGCCGTAGTAGTTGCCGTGGTTCAGCGTCAGCCAGCTGATGCTCGCGCCGTACTGGTGCGAGCCCATGACCATGAAGGCCGCTTCCCACATCGTGCCGACGACCATCATCGGGATGAACGCGACCGCGCACAGCCCGATGGCGCTCATGCTCGGGTACCGCTCTCGGGTCTTACGCATGAGCGTCGTGACGATCAGGACCATCAGGAAGAACGCGCAGGTGTAGACGCCGGGCAGCCAGAGCAGGGGCTGCGGGATCTCTTCCGCGTTCGGCGACATCCAGCCGGGGGTGTGCCCGATCCACGAGCCGGCGTTGATGAAGTACGTGTTGTAGTTGAAGCCCGGAGAGAAGTAGTTGTAGAGCGGGTCGGACCACCACATCAACGAGAACGAGATGACGATCAGACCGTCGAGCGGGACCGACCCGGTCCGGCGCAAGGGAAGGACCGCCTTGAACAGGATCAGGGCGAGCATCCCGGCGAACAGGCCGTACTGCTGCACGCTCAGGCAGATCTTCATCCACGTCGGCAGCGGGGTCTCGCCGGTGCCGACGCGGTGCGGCTCGCCGGCCACCAGCCACGCGACGATCAAGTACGCCGCGAAGGCGAGGAAGCCGAAGCCGAGCGCCGCCCACCAGGTGATGGGACGGATCCGCTTCGGCGCCGTCGGCGCTACCGGACGCGAGGCGTCCAGGCCACTGCGCGGCGGCAGGTGTGTGGTGGCCATGCCGGGGCCTCCTCATAAGTTTCGGGAAACGACGTACGCCTTGTGGTGGGCCGCGTCACTTGATAGACAGACACTATGTCTATCTAATTGGGAGCGGTCAAGCCTTTGGGCGGCTTCGACCCGATTCGTGGAGGTTCGATGAGTTCGCCGGCGCGCCCCCGCACGGACCGACGTCGCACGGGGCCCGCGACGCGCAGCGACCTTCTGGAGGCGACGAAGCGCCTGCTGGCCGGCGGCGCTCCCGTCGCCACGCTGCGGGTGGACCAGATCGTCGCGGAGGCCGGGATGGGCCGCGCGACGTTCTACCTCCATTTCAAGGACAAGTCCGAGCTGATGGCGGCGCTCGCCGAGGACCAGGTCGCCTGGCGCGACCAGATCGGCGCCGAGGTGCTCGCGGACCCCAAGCTGACCCGCGAGTCCGTGCACCTGCTGATGCGGACGATCGTCGGCCAGTGGGCGGAGAACTGGGGCGTCCTCGCCGCGATCATCGAGGTCGCCGAGTACGACGCCGCCATGGCCACCATCTGGAAGACCTCGATGGGCGAGGTCACCGAGAAGGCCGCCGAGCAGTTCCGCCGACGCTGGGAGAGCCGGCCGGGCCAGTCTCCCGACCCCGACATGATCGCCGAGCTGTTCACCTGGATGTTCGAGCGCTCGTGCCACCAGATCCTGCGCGACCCGTCCCGCGTCGACGCCGCCGCCGCCGGCATGACCGACATCATCTGGCGCGTGCTCGACTACCGCGCCTGACCCGCGGAACTGACACAGCCTCAGAGAGCCATCGAAAAAGGGTGACACCCCGTACTCCGCAGTAAGGGGTGTCACCCTTTCGTGACACCGAAACGCCGGGGTCAACCCTTGCCGAAGCACTCCACCTTGGAGCCGGCGGGGGCGGAGAAGCCCTTGGTGTCGAGCTTGATCGGGTAGTAGCACTCGAGCGCCTTGGCCGTGGATCCCTTCGCGAACGTGGCGCCGGGGCTGAGGCCGTCGAGCTTCTCGTTCTTCAGCTTCCACAGCCCTTCGAGAATGCGGGCGGTGCTGACGTCGCCCGCACGAGCCTGGTCGGAAACCTTGGCCAGCGCGGCCTCGAACAGCTTCCCCGCGGTCCAGCCCAGCAGGGCCTGCTGCTCCTCCTTCGCGGAGGGGGCGAAGCGGGCAAACGCGTCGTGGAACGCACGGATGCCGGGGGTGTCGGTGGTCATGAACGGCACGACGCCGTTGCCGAGATACATGGAGTTGCGTTGGACGCCGGGGTCGGCCGCCACGGCGGCGCTGACGCCAACGGCTCCGGTGGCGATCGTCGGGAAGTAGTTCAGCGACGCACACGAGCGGACCGCCCGGATGATCGCCGACCCGTCGAGGCCGAGGAAGAGCGTGTTCACCCCGGCGGACTTCATCGTCTGGCATTCGGAGGTGAAGTCCGGCTGGGTCAGCGAGACCGCCTGGATCGGGCCGAGCGCGGCCTTCGCCAGTTCGGTGCTGCGCTGGAAGCCGTTCTTGATCGCCGAGCAGATCGACGCCTCGACGCAGTAGAAGAGACCGGTCTTCGGCGCGCCCTGCGCGTTGCGCGCGGCCTGGACGAGGGCGCCGTCGTTCGCCGTGAGCGGGGCCGCGCCGGGCGGGAACAGGTACGGGCTCTGGGTCCAGTCGCCGGCAACGACGTCACCGCCGACGACCGGCACCTTGTCGCGTTCGGCGGCCGTTCGCAGGGCCGCGATCGCGATCGGGACGCCGGCGCCGACGACGGCGACCGCGCCGCGGTCCTTCACCAGCGTGTTCCAGTTCGACGCGACGCGCGCGGGGTCCGAGGCGTCGTCGAGCTGGATCAGCTGGATCGGGTGGCACTGCACGCCACCGCGTGCGTTGACCTCCTTGGCCCAGACGGCGAGGCCGGTCCGCAGGCCCGAGATCGAGGCGCCGACCAGGCCGGAGGTCGCGAGCGTCTGCCCGAGGACGATCGGCTTCAGCGGCGTCGTGCACGGCTTGCTGCCGCCGCCCGCCGCCCCGCCCGGCTGCGCGGGGTTCTGGCCGGCGCCCGGTCGCGGCGCGGTCGGGGACCCGGGCTGGGCCGGCGTGTCACCCGTCCCGGAGCTCGACCCCGGAGCCGCGGTCGGGCCTGCGCCCGGCACGGCGACGCCCGGGGCGACGCCGGCACCGGCGTCGGCGCCCGGGACCGCGCCGGGGGCGACCGGCGCGCCGGCGGCGTTGTCGGACTGTGCGTCGACGGGACCGTAGCCGTTGCCGACAGCGGCGACCTGCTCGTGCGGTACGCGGTTGCCGCAGCCGGCGGCGAGGGCGAGGGCGCCGATCAGCGCCGCCGCCGCGACTTGGCGGGTTCGGAGTTTCAACATCAATGCGTCCTCCTGGAGCAGTGGTGCGGTGCGACGACCTGAGGGGGCATCAGGTCAATCCGTCGAGCACCAGTCGCACGGTGTGGGCGGCAATCTGTTCCGCCGTGGCCAGTCGTTGGACGGCGGGGTAGGAGCCCGAGAGCGAGCGCAGGTTCGTCAGCCCGAACAGCAGCGCGAACGTCGACGCCATCGCGAGCTCGGCGTCCAGGTCGGGGTCGATCTCGCGCAGGATCTCGGAGAACAACGAGAGCGGCTCGGCGAACAGTCCACGGTCGAGCAACTGCGGCATGTTCGACCGGGGGGTGAGCACCTCACGGTTCAGCAGGCCCCGGAAGATCTCGTTGTCCACCAGTGCCTGCAGGTACCAGGTCAGCAGCAGTTCGAGCCGGTCCCGAGCCGACCGTGCCGGATCCCGGGTCTCCGGCGGGATCACCGAACTGCCGCCGAAGGCCCGCTCCACCACCGCCGCGTAGATCGCGTCCTTGCTCGCGAAGTGGTGGTACAGCGCGCCGACGGCGACGCCGGCACCGGCCGCGATCTCCTTGGTGGTGACGGCATCGAGCCCGCGCCGGGCGAACATCTCCTCGGCCGTGTCGAGGATCCGCTTCTCCGTCGCCACGGCGTCGCGGACCCGCTTGACGCGCGGGGCGGGCGCCTCGGTCGTGATGGGCTCGGTCACGGGCGCAGCCCCGTCCGGTTCAGGTAGTCGACGACCTGCGTCGCCGCGGTCTCGGCGTCGACCTCGGTGGTCCGGACGTGGACCTCCGGATCCGCGGGCGGTTCGTAGGCCGAGCCGGTCCCGGTCAGGTTCGGCAGCTCGCCCTGCGCGGCCTTGCGGTACAGGCCCTTGCGGTCCCGGGCCGCGGCGACCTCGAACGGGGTGTCGACGTAGACCTCGACGAATTCGCCCTCGGCCAGCTTCGCGCGGACCTGGTCACGCTCCTCGGCGAAGGGTGAGATCAGCGAGACGAGGACGACGATCCCGGCGTCGGCCATCATCGAGGCGACCTCGCCGACGCGGCGGATGTTCTCGATGCGGTCGGCGTCGGTGAACCCGAGGTCCTTGTTCAGGCCGTGGCGGACGTTGTCGCCGTCGAGCAGGTAGGTGCGGACGCCGTCGGCGTGCAGGCGACGCTCGACCAGGTTCGCGAGCGTCGACTTGCCGGCGCCGGAGATGCCGGTGAACCAGACGACGCGCGGGCGGTGGCCGGCGAGCGAGGCACGGGCCTCGCGGTCGACGTCGACCGCCTGCCAGTGCACGTTCGTCGAACGCCGCAGGGCGAAGTGCAGCAGCACCGCCCCGACGGTGTTGTTGGTCAGCCGGTCGATCAGGATCCCGCCACCGAGGTTGCGGTCCTGCGTGTACGGCTCGAACGGCACGGCCCGGTCGAGGGTCAGCGTCGCGACGCCGATCTCGTTGAGCTCAAGGGTGTTCGCGGCGACGTGGGCGAGGGTGTTGACGTCGACGCGGTGCTTCGGCGGTGACACCGTCGCACCGACCGTGCGGGTGCCGATCTTGAGCAGGTAGTGCCGACCGGGCACCAGCGGCTCCTCGGCCATCCAGACGACGTCGGCCTCGAACTGGTCGGCCACCTCCGGCGGATTCCCCGCGGCGGCGAGCACGTCGCCCCGGCTGACGTCGATCTCGTCGGCCAGCGTAAGCGTCACCGACTGGCCGGCCTCGGCCTCGGGCAGCTCGCCGTCGAGGGTGTGGATCCCTGCGACGGTGGTGGTCTGGCCACCCGGGAGGACGCGGACCTCGTCGCCGGGGCGGATCCGTCCGGCGGTGAGCTGCCCGGCGAAGCCGCGGAAGTCCAGGTCCGGGCGGATGACGGTCTGGACCGGCATGCGGAAGGCCGCCTCGGCGGTGAGGTCCGGGACCGGCACGTTCTCGAGGTGCCCGAGCAGGGTCGGACCGTCGTACCAGGGCATGTTCTGAGACTGCGTCAGAATGTTGTCGCCGAGCAGGGCGGAGGTCGGGATCGTCGTCACGTTCTCCAGGCCGATGCTCGCCGCGAACTCGCGGTAGTCGGCGTCGATCGCCGCGATCCGGTCCTGGTCGTAGTCGATGGCGTCGACCTTGTTGATCGCGAGCACGACCTGGCGGATCCCGAGCAGGGAGACCAGGTAGGAGTGCCGGCGGGTCTGCGTCAGCACCCCCTTGCGGGCGTCGACGAGGATCACCGCGAGGTCCGCGGTCGAGGCGCCGGTGACCATGTTCCGGGTGTACTGCTCGTGCCCGGGGGTGTCGGCGACGATGAACTTGCGTTTGTCGGTGCTGAAGAACCGGTAGGCGACATCGATCGTGATGCCCTGCTCCCGCTCGGCCGCCAGACCGTCGACCAGAAGCGCGAGATCGAGCTCGCCGCCCTGCGTGCCCATCGTCCGGCTGTCCGCGGTGACGGCCTCGAGCTGGTCGGAGAAGATCTGCTGCGACTCGTACAGCAGCCGCCCGATCAAGGTCGACTTGCCGTCGTCCACCGACCCGCAGGTGATGAACCGCAACAGCGTCTTGTGCTCGTGCCGGTGCAGATAGGCCTCGATGTCGGTGGCCGCGAGGTCCAGGTCGGCGTTCTGCGTCGCGTTGGTCAGCGGGGTGCCCATCAGAAGTACCCCTCCTGCTTCTTCTTCTCCATGGACGCCTTCGAGTCGTGGTCGATCAGCCGCCCCTGCCGCTCGGACGTGGTGGTCAGCAACATCTCCTGCACGATCCCGGTCAGGCTGTCCGCCTCGGAGGGGACGGCGCCCGAGAGCGGGTAGCAGCCCAGGGTCCGGAAACGCACCTTGCGCATCGTCGGTTTCTCGCCGTCCCGGAACCGGAACCGGTCGTCGTCGACCATGATCAGCGTCCCGTCCCGCTCGACCACCGGACGCTCGGCCGCGAAGTACAGCGGCACGATCTCGATGTTCTCCCGCCCGATGTACTGCCAGACGTCGAGCTCGGTCCAGTTCGAGAGCGGGAAGACGCGCACGCTCTCGCCCGGGTGCACGCGGGAGTTGTAGAGCCGCCAGAGCTCGGGGCGCTGCTGCTTGGGGTCCCAGCGGTGGTCCTTGGTCCGGACGCTGAAGACGCGCTCCTTGGCCCGCGACTTCTCCTCATCCCGGCGCGCTCCACCGAAGGCCACGTCGAAGCGCCCCGCCTCCAACGCCTGCTTCAGACCCTCGGTCTTCCACAGATCGGTGTGCATCGCCGAGCCGTGGTCGAACGGATTGATCCCCAGCCGCACACACTCCGGGTTCGCATGCACGATCAACTCCGCGCCCGCCGCCGCGGCCGCCCGGTCCCGGAGCTCGTACATGGCCCGGAACTTCCACGTCGTGTCCACGTGCAGCAACGGGAACGGCAACCGCCCCGGCGCGAACGCCTTCCGGGCCAGGTGCAGCATCACCGCCGAGTCCTTGCCGATGGAGTAGAGCATCACCGGCCGCTGCGACTCCGCCACCGCCTCCCGCAGGATCGCGATGCTCTCCGCCTCCAGACGTTGCAGATGAGTCAGCGTCACGAATCTCCTCCAGGGTCTTTACCGACCGAGCGCTCGGTTTGTACCGTAGTGACCTGGCTCTCACTCCACAACCCCCGACGAAAGGGCTGGTCGTGACTGATTTCTCGGCAGACGCTGCGCTGAAGGCCGCGTGGGAGCTCTGGCATTCCACCGCGGAGGACGTGCGGGCGGCGATCGAGAACACCGACCGCTTCCGGAACGACCCGGCCCAGCGGGGTGCGGCGTACCAGTCGCTGCTGGAGGCGCAGGCGATGGCGTACAACATCGCGGTCGCCCCGCGGCGGTACATGGAGCACCCGCGGGTGTTCAACCACTCGACCTGGCACGACAACCTGCTCGCACTGGGCCAACCGATCCAGGACTTCAAGTACACCGGCCTGTTCCTCGACGGCCGGCGGACCTACTCCGCACGCATCCGCCGCGGGGAGAGCAAGCTCTGGCTGACGCAGGTGCACAACAAGTGCCTCGGCGATCCGGAGTCCAAGGAGATCGGCAACTACGACTACGACGACTTCGCCGCGAACCCCGACGGCACGATCGATCTGGTCTTCAGTGCGCAGGAGCACCCGGGCAACTGGATCCGCCTCGACTCCGACTCCGCGTTCAACTGGCTCGTGATGCGCCGCATTCTGGGCAACTGGACCGACGACCTCGGCGGCTTCGAGTTCACCTCCGCGACCCCGGCTCCCGAGGTCACCGATCCGACGGCCGAGGCGGCGGAGTCGATCGCCGCCGCGGCGCACCTCGTCCGCTACCTGGTCAACGCGTTCACGATCGGGCTGCACACGCTCTACGCCGCCCGCGCGGGTGGCGTGAACACCTGGGCGACCATGCCGGGTGCCGAGGTCAAGGACTCGCTGATCGGCAGCCGCTCGACGGTCTACGTCCCCGCCGCCTTCCGCATCGAACCCGACGAGGCCCTGCTCATCGAGTGGGACGTCCCGGTCTCGGCGTACTGGAGCTTCCAGGTCGGCGACGTCTGGTCGCGTCCGCTCGACTACCTGAACCACCAGACCGACCTGAACATGAACCGCGCGAACGTCGACGCGGACGGCAAGGTCCGCATCGTCGTCAGCCTGAGCGACCCCGGCGTGCCGAACTGGCTCGACACCTGCGGACGTCGTGAGGGCACCGTGGTGATGCGGAACTACCGCTCGCCCGCCGACACGACGGTCCCCGAGCTGCGCGTCGTCAAGGCCGCGGACCTGCCGAACCTGCTACCTGCCGACAGCCCGCGCTGCACGCCCAAGCAGCGGGCGGCCGCGATCGAACGTCGACGCACCGAGGCCGCCCGCCTCGTCGCCCAGTGACCTGACGATCCCTCACCCGTCGTCCCAACCTTTGGAGCCCCCCTCATGACCGACTACTCCTCCGACGCCGACCGCCGCTCGCACTGGGTTCCCCGTGAGCGCCCGGAGTGGGTGACGACGCTGAACACCGAGCTCGGCCACCTCGACATGGTCGGGTGTGTGCCGCTCGACGAGGCGTCGCTGCTGAACTCGGCGATGGCCCGGACCGGCCTGTCGGACTTCGACGACGAGTTCAACGACGGCGCCTGGCGTGAGCCGTTCCGCGTCCTGATTCAGGCGCTGGAGGAGGAGGCGGAGCTCAACCCGCTCGGCCGCCTGATGGCCCGCAACGACATCCTCAACGCGCTGTGCGCCCGGCTCCAGGTCGCCCAGGTGTTCAAGGAGCACCCGGAGATCAACGACGAGGAGATCGTCGCTCCGCTGCTGATCATCGGTCAGGGCCGGTGCGGCTCGACCGCGCTGCACCAGCTGATGAGCGCGGACCCCGACAACCGCGTCCTGCGCACCTGGGAGAGCATCGCGCCCTGCCCGCCGCCGGAGACCGCGACCTACGAGACCGACCCGCGCATCGCCGCGCTCGACCCGATGGTCACGATGGTGAACCGCATCGTCCCGGAGGTCACGGGCATGCAGGTCTTCGCGAGCTGGGAGGCGCAGGAGAACATCCTGCTGCACTCGATCACGTTCCGCTCGCCGGCGTGGCTGTCCGCCGTGGTCGGCCAGGTTCCGAGCTACATGGGCTACATGTTCGGCCAGGACCCGACGATCAACTACCGCGAGGAGAAGCGCCTGCTGCAGATGCTGCAGTGGCG of the Sporichthya polymorpha DSM 43042 genome contains:
- a CDS encoding spirocyclase AveC family protein; the protein is MATTHLPPRSGLDASRPVAPTAPKRIRPITWWAALGFGFLAFAAYLIVAWLVAGEPHRVGTGETPLPTWMKICLSVQQYGLFAGMLALILFKAVLPLRRTGSVPLDGLIVISFSLMWWSDPLYNYFSPGFNYNTYFINAGSWIGHTPGWMSPNAEEIPQPLLWLPGVYTCAFFLMVLIVTTLMRKTRERYPSMSAIGLCAVAFIPMMVVGTMWEAAFMVMGSHQYGASISWLTLNHGNYYGFPVYQGITASLLYTSWGALRFFRDDQGRSFAEAGIDRLSVSKRVKGAMRFFAVSGAITAIFFVFYHLPNALISQRGDAWPQDVQERSYFINGYCGAGTDVACPNPDLPIPRGESSLRVGPDGKLVVPDGTTIPVAPAVKTQ
- a CDS encoding TetR/AcrR family transcriptional regulator encodes the protein MSSPARPRTDRRRTGPATRSDLLEATKRLLAGGAPVATLRVDQIVAEAGMGRATFYLHFKDKSELMAALAEDQVAWRDQIGAEVLADPKLTRESVHLLMRTIVGQWAENWGVLAAIIEVAEYDAAMATIWKTSMGEVTEKAAEQFRRRWESRPGQSPDPDMIAELFTWMFERSCHQILRDPSRVDAAAAGMTDIIWRVLDYRA
- a CDS encoding ABC transporter substrate-binding protein; translated protein: MLKLRTRQVAAAALIGALALAAGCGNRVPHEQVAAVGNGYGPVDAQSDNAAGAPVAPGAVPGADAGAGVAPGVAVPGAGPTAAPGSSSGTGDTPAQPGSPTAPRPGAGQNPAQPGGAAGGGSKPCTTPLKPIVLGQTLATSGLVGASISGLRTGLAVWAKEVNARGGVQCHPIQLIQLDDASDPARVASNWNTLVKDRGAVAVVGAGVPIAIAALRTAAERDKVPVVGGDVVAGDWTQSPYLFPPGAAPLTANDGALVQAARNAQGAPKTGLFYCVEASICSAIKNGFQRSTELAKAALGPIQAVSLTQPDFTSECQTMKSAGVNTLFLGLDGSAIIRAVRSCASLNYFPTIATGAVGVSAAVAADPGVQRNSMYLGNGVVPFMTTDTPGIRAFHDAFARFAPSAKEEQQALLGWTAGKLFEAALAKVSDQARAGDVSTARILEGLWKLKNEKLDGLSPGATFAKGSTAKALECYYPIKLDTKGFSAPAGSKVECFGKG
- a CDS encoding ABC transporter permease subunit — translated: MNEYLPFIVIGIVSGSVYGLAGVGLVLTYRTSGVFNFAHGAMATAGAYLFYELQVRNDIPWPIAMVICVVGLGATLGVLLELLARRLTRAPVAVVVVATIGPLLIIQAIATIRYGAATFTTEDFLPTNTFHLAVDIGYDQLIITCVGVAVSAGLAVLLTRTRLGIAMRGVVDDPELIEMTGFDAAQVRRLAWMIGGGVAVLSGVLIAPTFGLDPIRLTALVVQAFGAAAIGRFRNLPWTFAGGLIIGVLAALGQKYAASHPQFQGLPSSVPFIVLFGVLLVVGRRGLPTAPLVRRPQLERFTAPPKGVSVTAGIAALAVVIVLPDLVGTKLPVYINAVGFTIMFLSLGLLVKVAGQVSLCHAAFVAVGAVAFSRLSVDAGLPWFLALLGAGLITLPIGVILALPAIRLSGIYLALATFGFGVLLENLVYRSSWMFGVNARRDAPRPDLPGVGVADDRQYFYVAVGVLLACIVAIVVLQRSRLGRLLRALADSPLALSTYGTGTTTTLVLLFAISAFFAGVAGAVIATGAQAAGAGGLGSLQSLLWVAVLAITGNQLIRSSVLAAGLLTVMPSYLPDDSGNYQTAAFGALAIVAALVAASQIDVVERIKSSLIAPARRAGSNRRTVRTLDRNWRSPRSARRADALRPHPQHDQKELVDVSQ
- the cysN gene encoding sulfate adenylyltransferase subunit CysN, with translation MGTPLTNATQNADLDLAATDIEAYLHRHEHKTLLRFITCGSVDDGKSTLIGRLLYESQQIFSDQLEAVTADSRTMGTQGGELDLALLVDGLAAEREQGITIDVAYRFFSTDKRKFIVADTPGHEQYTRNMVTGASTADLAVILVDARKGVLTQTRRHSYLVSLLGIRQVVLAINKVDAIDYDQDRIAAIDADYREFAASIGLENVTTIPTSALLGDNILTQSQNMPWYDGPTLLGHLENVPVPDLTAEAAFRMPVQTVIRPDLDFRGFAGQLTAGRIRPGDEVRVLPGGQTTTVAGIHTLDGELPEAEAGQSVTLTLADEIDVSRGDVLAAAGNPPEVADQFEADVVWMAEEPLVPGRHYLLKIGTRTVGATVSPPKHRVDVNTLAHVAANTLELNEIGVATLTLDRAVPFEPYTQDRNLGGGILIDRLTNNTVGAVLLHFALRRSTNVHWQAVDVDREARASLAGHRPRVVWFTGISGAGKSTLANLVERRLHADGVRTYLLDGDNVRHGLNKDLGFTDADRIENIRRVGEVASMMADAGIVVLVSLISPFAEERDQVRAKLAEGEFVEVYVDTPFEVAAARDRKGLYRKAAQGELPNLTGTGSAYEPPADPEVHVRTTEVDAETAATQVVDYLNRTGLRP
- a CDS encoding TetR/AcrR family transcriptional regulator, with the translated sequence MTEPITTEAPAPRVKRVRDAVATEKRILDTAEEMFARRGLDAVTTKEIAAGAGVAVGALYHHFASKDAIYAAVVERAFGGSSVIPPETRDPARSARDRLELLLTWYLQALVDNEIFRGLLNREVLTPRSNMPQLLDRGLFAEPLSLFSEILREIDPDLDAELAMASTFALLFGLTNLRSLSGSYPAVQRLATAEQIAAHTVRLVLDGLT